In the Ramlibacter tataouinensis TTB310 genome, one interval contains:
- a CDS encoding 3-deoxy-7-phosphoheptulonate synthase translates to MTAMTPNASDAWYARPVDKTSQTDDERIKDITVLPPPEHLIRFFPIRGTAVEQLITETRRSIHRIMAGQDDRLLVVIGPCSIHDPNAALDYARRLKQARARYADTLEVVMRVYFEKPRTTVGWKGLINDPYLDESYRIDEGLRIARQLLIEISRLGLPAGSEFLDVISPQYIGDLIAWGAIGARTTESQVHRELASGLSAPIGFKNGTDGNIRIATDAIQAAARGHHFLSVHKNGQVAIVQTQGNKDCHVILRGGKAPNYDAASVAAACKDLASAGLLATLMVDCSHANSSKQHEKQLEVARDIGGQIAGGSRSIFGVMVESHLCAGAQKFTPGRDDAAQLEYGKSITDACLGWDDSMQALELLSSAVRARRR, encoded by the coding sequence ATGACCGCGATGACCCCGAACGCCAGCGATGCCTGGTATGCGCGCCCCGTCGACAAGACCAGCCAGACCGACGACGAACGCATCAAGGACATCACCGTGCTGCCTCCGCCCGAACACCTGATCCGCTTCTTCCCGATCCGCGGCACGGCCGTGGAGCAGCTGATCACCGAGACCCGCCGCAGCATCCACCGCATCATGGCCGGCCAGGACGACCGGCTGCTGGTGGTGATCGGCCCGTGCTCCATCCACGACCCCAACGCCGCGCTGGACTACGCCCGCCGGCTGAAGCAGGCGCGCGCCCGGTACGCCGACACGCTGGAGGTCGTGATGCGGGTGTACTTCGAGAAGCCGCGCACCACGGTGGGCTGGAAGGGCCTGATCAACGATCCCTACCTGGACGAGAGCTACCGCATCGACGAAGGCCTGCGCATCGCGCGCCAGCTGCTGATCGAGATCAGCCGCCTCGGGCTGCCGGCCGGCAGCGAGTTCCTGGACGTGATCTCGCCGCAGTACATCGGCGACCTGATCGCCTGGGGCGCCATCGGCGCGCGCACCACCGAGAGCCAGGTGCACCGCGAGCTGGCTTCGGGCTTGTCGGCGCCGATCGGCTTCAAGAACGGCACCGACGGCAACATCCGCATCGCCACCGACGCCATCCAGGCGGCCGCGCGCGGCCACCACTTCCTGTCTGTGCACAAGAACGGGCAGGTGGCCATCGTGCAGACCCAGGGCAACAAGGACTGCCACGTCATCCTGCGCGGCGGCAAGGCGCCCAACTACGACGCGGCCAGCGTGGCGGCGGCCTGCAAGGACCTGGCGTCGGCGGGATTGCTGGCGACGCTGATGGTGGACTGCAGCCATGCCAACAGCAGCAAGCAGCACGAGAAGCAGCTGGAGGTGGCGCGCGACATCGGCGGCCAGATCGCCGGCGGCTCGCGCAGCATCTTCGGCGTGATGGTCGAGAGCCACCTGTGCGCGGGCGCCCAGAAATTCACGCCCGGCCGGGACGATGCCGCGCAGCTGGAGTACGGCAAGAGCATCACCGACGCCTGCCTGGGCTGGGACGATTCGATGCAGGCGCTGGAGCTGCTGTCCTCGGCGGTGCGGGCGCGCCGGCGCTGA
- the mpl gene encoding UDP-N-acetylmuramate:L-alanyl-gamma-D-glutamyl-meso-diaminopimelate ligase → MHIHILGICGTFMGGVAALAREAGHKVTGCDAGVYPPMSDQLRALGIDLIEGFGADQLQLKPDMWVIGNVVSRARQPDGTPRYPLMEAILDAGLPYTSGPQWLAEHVLQGRHVLAVAGTHGKTTTTSMLAWVLEQAGLQPGFLVGGVPMNFGVSARLGAGRHFVIEADEYDTAFFDKRSKFVHYRPRTAILNNLEFDHADIFDDLAAIERQFHHLVRTVPSTGRVVVNGLEESLARVLHAGCWSEVRSFGAADGDFTAEGEPHAFDVLRRGERVGQVEWSLGGVHNQLNALAAIAAADHVGVAPAQAAQALARFENVKRRMELRGTVRGISVYDDFAHHPTAIRTTVDGLRRRLPPGQRILAVFEPRSNTMKLGTMKSQLPWSLEQADLAFCHSGGLGWDPREALAPMGGRAQVADSIDELVRQVVQAARSGDQVLCMSNGGFGGIHGRLLQALQNA, encoded by the coding sequence ATGCACATCCACATCCTCGGCATCTGCGGCACGTTCATGGGAGGCGTCGCCGCACTGGCCCGCGAGGCCGGGCACAAGGTCACCGGCTGCGACGCGGGCGTCTACCCCCCGATGAGCGACCAGCTGCGCGCCCTCGGTATCGACCTGATCGAAGGCTTTGGCGCCGACCAGCTGCAGCTCAAGCCCGACATGTGGGTGATCGGCAACGTGGTCTCGCGCGCGCGCCAGCCGGACGGCACGCCGCGCTACCCCCTGATGGAAGCCATCCTGGACGCCGGCCTGCCCTACACCAGCGGGCCGCAGTGGCTGGCCGAGCACGTGCTGCAGGGCCGGCACGTGCTGGCGGTGGCCGGCACGCACGGCAAGACCACCACCACCTCCATGCTGGCGTGGGTGCTGGAGCAGGCGGGCCTGCAGCCCGGCTTCCTGGTGGGCGGCGTGCCGATGAACTTTGGCGTTTCGGCAAGATTGGGCGCCGGCCGTCACTTCGTGATCGAAGCCGATGAATACGACACGGCCTTCTTCGACAAGCGCAGCAAGTTCGTGCACTACCGGCCGCGCACGGCCATCCTGAACAACCTGGAGTTCGACCACGCTGACATCTTCGACGACCTGGCGGCCATCGAGCGCCAGTTCCACCACCTGGTGCGCACCGTGCCGTCCACCGGCCGGGTCGTGGTCAACGGGCTGGAGGAAAGCCTGGCCCGGGTGCTGCATGCCGGCTGCTGGAGCGAGGTGCGCAGCTTCGGCGCGGCGGACGGCGACTTCACCGCCGAGGGCGAGCCGCATGCCTTCGACGTGCTGCGCCGGGGCGAGCGCGTGGGACAGGTGGAATGGTCGCTGGGCGGGGTGCACAACCAGCTCAACGCCCTGGCGGCCATCGCCGCGGCCGACCACGTGGGCGTGGCGCCCGCGCAGGCCGCCCAGGCGCTGGCCCGCTTCGAGAACGTCAAGCGCCGCATGGAGCTGCGCGGCACGGTCCGCGGCATCTCGGTCTACGACGACTTCGCCCACCACCCCACGGCGATCCGCACCACGGTGGACGGCCTGCGCCGCCGCCTGCCGCCGGGCCAGCGCATCCTGGCGGTGTTCGAGCCGCGCAGCAACACCATGAAGCTGGGCACCATGAAGTCGCAGCTGCCCTGGAGCCTGGAGCAGGCCGACCTGGCCTTCTGCCACAGCGGCGGCCTGGGCTGGGACCCGCGCGAGGCGCTGGCGCCCATGGGCGGCCGGGCGCAGGTGGCCGACTCCATCGACGAGCTGGTGCGCCAGGTGGTGCAGGCCGCCCGCAGCGGCGACCAGGTGCTGTGCATGAGCAACGGCGGATTCGGCGGCATCCATGGCCGCCTGCTGCAGGCGCTGCAGAACGCCTGA
- a CDS encoding TlpA disulfide reductase family protein, translating to MSVSGAGPRGSKGTSRRGWVLAGVGAAAALAGGGLGWWRLRESAPADGASALYAQSFDRPEGGSLAMAGLKGRPVLVNFWATWCPPCVEELPLLDGFYREHRAKGWQVVGLAIDQPSAVRKFLARTPVGFPIGLAGLGGTELGKALGNLTGGLPFTVVLDPKGAVVQRRMGKLTAEDLARWAATTAR from the coding sequence ATGAGCGTCAGCGGTGCGGGGCCCCGGGGCTCCAAGGGTACAAGCCGGCGCGGCTGGGTGCTGGCGGGGGTGGGCGCGGCGGCGGCGCTGGCCGGCGGCGGCTTGGGCTGGTGGCGCCTGCGTGAATCGGCGCCCGCCGACGGCGCTTCAGCCTTGTACGCCCAAAGTTTCGACCGGCCCGAGGGCGGCAGCCTGGCGATGGCCGGCCTGAAGGGCCGGCCGGTGCTGGTGAACTTCTGGGCGACCTGGTGCCCGCCCTGTGTGGAAGAGCTGCCGCTTCTGGACGGGTTCTACCGCGAACACAGGGCAAAAGGCTGGCAAGTGGTGGGCTTGGCCATCGACCAGCCCAGTGCGGTGCGCAAGTTCCTGGCCCGCACCCCGGTGGGCTTTCCGATCGGATTGGCCGGCCTGGGCGGCACCGAACTGGGCAAGGCGCTGGGGAATCTGACAGGGGGGCTGCCGTTCACGGTCGTTCTGGACCCGAAGGGCGCGGTTGTGCAGCGTAGAATGGGCAAGCTCACGGCCGAAGACTTGGCGCGCTGGGCAGCCACCACGGCACGCTGA
- the accB gene encoding acetyl-CoA carboxylase biotin carboxyl carrier protein, with amino-acid sequence MDLRKLKTLIDLVSESNVSELEITEAEGKVRIVKGQPVVVQAAPVSAPMPAAPAPVAAATAPAPAAPEPPAGHIVKSPMVGTFYRASSPGAKAFVEVGSQVKAGETICIIEAMKILNEIETDKAGTITQILCENGQAVEYGQPLFVIA; translated from the coding sequence ATGGATTTGCGCAAACTCAAGACGTTGATCGATCTCGTATCGGAGTCGAACGTCTCGGAACTTGAGATCACGGAAGCGGAAGGGAAGGTCCGGATCGTCAAGGGCCAGCCAGTGGTGGTGCAGGCCGCCCCGGTTTCTGCGCCCATGCCGGCAGCCCCCGCACCCGTGGCCGCCGCCACTGCGCCCGCGCCGGCGGCGCCGGAGCCACCAGCTGGCCACATCGTGAAATCGCCCATGGTCGGCACCTTCTACCGTGCCTCCAGCCCGGGCGCCAAGGCCTTCGTCGAGGTGGGCAGCCAGGTCAAGGCCGGCGAGACCATCTGCATCATCGAGGCGATGAAGATCCTCAACGAGATCGAGACCGACAAGGCCGGCACCATCACCCAGATCCTGTGCGAGAACGGCCAGGCCGTGGAATACGGCCAGCCGCTGTTCGTGATCGCGTGA
- the accC gene encoding acetyl-CoA carboxylase biotin carboxylase subunit — protein MFKKILVANRGEIALRVQRACRELGIKAVMVYSEADRDAKYVKLAEEAVCIGPAPSPQSYLNMPAIISAAEVTDAEAIHPGYGFLSENADFAERVEKSGFQFIGPTPESIRIMGDKVSAKQAMIKAGVPCVPGSDGELPDDPVQIRRIARTVGYPVIIKAAGGGGGRGMRVVHTEAALINAVQMTKAEAGAAFGNPAVYMEKFLQNPRHIEIQILADKHRNAVYLGERDCSMQRRHQKILEEAPAPGIARKLIERIGERCVAACKKIGYRGAGTFEFLYENGEFYFIEMNTRVQVEHPVTELITGIDIVKTQIMVAAGEKLPFLQRDVQIRGHAIECRVNAEDPYKFIPSPGRISLWHAPGGPGVRVDSHVYNNYFVPPNYDSMIGKIIVHGDTREQALARMRTALLETVVEGINTNIPLHRELMVDAKFLAGGTNIHYLEEWLSHHKR, from the coding sequence ATGTTCAAGAAAATCCTGGTCGCCAACCGCGGCGAAATCGCGCTGAGAGTCCAGCGGGCCTGCCGCGAACTGGGCATCAAGGCCGTCATGGTGTATTCGGAGGCCGACCGCGACGCCAAGTACGTGAAGCTGGCCGAGGAGGCGGTCTGCATCGGCCCGGCGCCCTCGCCCCAGAGCTACCTCAACATGCCGGCCATCATCTCGGCCGCCGAGGTCACGGACGCCGAGGCCATCCATCCGGGCTACGGCTTCCTGTCCGAGAACGCCGACTTCGCCGAACGGGTGGAAAAGAGCGGCTTCCAGTTCATCGGCCCCACGCCCGAGTCCATCCGCATCATGGGCGACAAGGTGTCGGCCAAGCAGGCCATGATCAAGGCCGGCGTGCCCTGCGTGCCCGGCTCGGACGGCGAACTGCCGGACGACCCGGTGCAGATCCGCCGCATCGCCCGCACCGTGGGCTACCCCGTGATCATCAAGGCCGCCGGCGGCGGCGGCGGCCGCGGCATGCGCGTGGTGCACACCGAGGCCGCGCTGATCAACGCGGTGCAGATGACCAAGGCCGAGGCCGGGGCCGCCTTCGGCAATCCGGCCGTGTACATGGAGAAGTTCCTCCAGAACCCACGCCACATCGAGATCCAGATCCTGGCCGACAAGCACCGCAACGCGGTCTACCTGGGCGAGCGCGACTGCTCCATGCAGCGGCGCCACCAGAAGATCCTGGAGGAGGCGCCGGCGCCGGGCATCGCCCGCAAGCTGATCGAGCGCATCGGCGAGCGCTGCGTCGCCGCCTGCAAGAAGATCGGCTACCGCGGCGCGGGCACCTTCGAGTTCCTGTACGAGAACGGCGAGTTCTACTTCATCGAGATGAACACCCGGGTCCAGGTGGAGCACCCGGTGACCGAGCTCATCACCGGCATCGACATCGTCAAGACGCAGATCATGGTGGCGGCCGGCGAGAAGCTGCCCTTCCTGCAGCGCGACGTGCAGATCCGCGGCCACGCGATCGAATGCCGCGTCAACGCCGAGGACCCGTACAAGTTCATCCCTTCGCCCGGCCGCATCAGCCTGTGGCATGCGCCGGGCGGCCCGGGCGTGCGGGTGGACTCGCATGTCTACAACAACTACTTCGTGCCGCCCAACTACGACTCCATGATCGGCAAGATCATCGTGCACGGCGACACACGCGAGCAGGCGCTGGCGCGCATGCGCACGGCGCTGCTGGAGACGGTGGTCGAGGGCATCAACACCAACATCCCGCTGCACCGCGAGCTGATGGTGGACGCCAAGTTCCTGGCCGGCGGCACCAACATCCACTACCTGGAGGAGTGGCTGTCGCACCATAAGCGCTAG
- the prmA gene encoding 50S ribosomal protein L11 methyltransferase, translating to MFELRLLCPEDKVEMLGEALDALDALSVSVEDADAHTEAEQALFGEPGMPAPKEGWQRSRVLALFQGEAAARDAARLLQVQDFFEGCSVLGLAAVPQQDWVRLTQSQFAPVEITPEFWIVPTWHEPPAQARQVIRLDPGLAFGTGTHPTTRMCLRWIAAHPPQGRRVLDYGCGSGILAMAAARFGAAEVDAVDIDEAAVRSTLDNAQANGVRLRAGLPDQARGAYGLVLANILATPLKVLAPLLWSHVAPGGSLVLAGILERQAQELTAAYAPQGELRVADTEDGWILMTARR from the coding sequence ATGTTCGAGCTGCGCCTGCTCTGCCCCGAGGACAAGGTCGAGATGCTGGGCGAGGCGCTGGACGCGCTGGATGCGCTCAGCGTCTCGGTCGAGGACGCCGACGCGCACACCGAGGCCGAGCAGGCGCTGTTCGGCGAGCCGGGCATGCCCGCGCCCAAGGAGGGCTGGCAGCGCTCGCGCGTGCTGGCGCTGTTCCAGGGCGAAGCCGCCGCCCGGGACGCCGCCCGGCTGCTGCAGGTGCAGGACTTCTTCGAGGGCTGCAGCGTGCTGGGCCTGGCCGCGGTGCCGCAGCAGGACTGGGTGCGCCTGACGCAGTCGCAGTTCGCGCCGGTGGAGATCACGCCCGAGTTCTGGATCGTGCCGACCTGGCACGAGCCGCCGGCGCAGGCGCGCCAGGTGATTCGGCTGGACCCGGGCCTGGCCTTCGGCACCGGAACGCACCCCACCACCCGCATGTGCCTGCGCTGGATCGCGGCCCATCCGCCGCAGGGCCGGCGTGTCCTGGACTATGGCTGCGGCTCGGGCATCCTGGCCATGGCCGCCGCCCGGTTCGGCGCGGCCGAGGTCGACGCGGTGGACATCGACGAGGCTGCGGTGCGCTCGACCCTGGACAACGCCCAGGCCAACGGCGTGCGGCTGCGCGCCGGGCTGCCCGACCAGGCCCGCGGCGCCTACGGCCTGGTGCTGGCCAACATCCTGGCGACGCCGCTCAAGGTGCTGGCGCCGCTGCTGTGGTCGCATGTCGCGCCCGGCGGTTCGCTGGTGCTGGCGGGCATCCTGGAGCGGCAGGCGCAGGAGCTCACCGCCGCCTATGCGCCGCAGGGCGAACTGCGCGTGGCGGATACCGAGGACGGCTGGATCCTGATGACCGCCCGGCGCTGA
- a CDS encoding zinc-ribbon and DUF3426 domain-containing protein, which translates to MSLVTCCPACATLFKVVPDQLRISEGWVRCGHCSEVFDASAHLRRPTQDEAPAAPIAPAVPPDFPLTEPVSLAPTEPAPLQPTEPAPLPPTEPAPLQPSRAPTPKPPAAPFVLVRQDTTSPAPEVDSGWHESWRSSQLSMAPTQPASQIDADEDESGEADTEPALEDVSFVRQARRRAFWRRGGVRAVLGLLALTLAALLAAQVAVRQRDRLAAARPALRPVLEALCQPLQCRIGPPRRIESVVIDSSAFNRLRPDAYRLSVTLKNRAATEVAMPALELTLTDTRDQPVVRRVLPPSELGPSVPATLPAGGEWSTSLGVSVVASGSASRIAGYRLLAFYP; encoded by the coding sequence ATGAGTCTCGTCACCTGCTGCCCGGCCTGCGCCACCCTGTTCAAGGTGGTGCCGGACCAGCTCAGGATTTCCGAGGGCTGGGTGCGCTGCGGCCATTGCTCGGAGGTGTTCGACGCATCGGCCCATCTGCGGCGACCGACGCAGGATGAGGCGCCGGCGGCGCCCATCGCCCCGGCGGTGCCGCCCGACTTCCCGCTGACCGAGCCGGTGTCCCTGGCGCCGACCGAGCCGGCGCCGCTGCAGCCCACCGAGCCCGCGCCCTTGCCGCCGACCGAGCCGGCGCCCTTGCAGCCCAGCCGCGCCCCGACGCCCAAGCCGCCGGCCGCTCCCTTCGTCCTGGTCCGCCAGGACACGACCAGCCCCGCACCCGAGGTCGACTCGGGCTGGCACGAGTCCTGGCGCAGTTCGCAGCTGTCCATGGCCCCCACGCAGCCGGCCTCGCAGATCGACGCAGACGAGGACGAAAGCGGGGAGGCCGACACCGAGCCGGCGCTGGAGGACGTCTCCTTCGTGCGGCAGGCGCGCCGCCGCGCCTTCTGGCGGCGCGGCGGCGTGCGTGCGGTGCTGGGGCTGCTCGCGCTGACCCTGGCCGCGCTGCTGGCCGCCCAGGTCGCGGTGCGCCAGCGCGACCGGCTGGCGGCGGCACGGCCGGCGCTGCGGCCGGTGCTGGAGGCGTTGTGCCAGCCCCTGCAGTGCCGCATCGGCCCACCGCGGCGCATCGAGTCGGTGGTCATCGACAGCTCGGCCTTCAACCGCCTGCGCCCGGATGCCTACCGCCTGAGCGTGACGCTGAAGAACCGGGCGGCCACCGAGGTGGCGATGCCAGCTCTGGAGCTCACGCTCACCGACACCCGGGACCAGCCCGTGGTGCGGCGGGTGCTGCCGCCTTCCGAGCTGGGCCCCTCGGTGCCGGCCACCCTCCCTGCGGGGGGCGAGTGGTCCACCTCGCTGGGCGTGTCGGTGGTGGCCAGCGGCAGCGCCAGCCGCATCGCCGGCTACCGCCTGCTCGCCTTCTATCCCTGA
- a CDS encoding carbohydrate kinase family protein, translating into MAAVICGSLAFDTIMGFEGRFAQQILPDQLHILNVSFLVPALRRDFGGCAGNIAYSLRLLGGTPLPMATVGSDGAGYLARLRELGISTEFVREVQDSYTAQAMIMTDRDNNQITAFHPGAMMQAHVTRIQARPDIKLGIISPDGRDAMLQHAQQMHAAGIPFVFDPGQGLPMFDGRELAGFIEQASWVTVNDYEGKMLGERTGWSEAEISRRVQGLVVTLGGEGCEVWVGGERTRVPAVKAAQVVDPTGCGDAWRGALLYGLEQGWPLARCAELGNKVGSIKIASRGPQNYTLAGL; encoded by the coding sequence ATGGCAGCAGTGATCTGTGGCTCCCTCGCGTTCGACACCATCATGGGCTTCGAAGGGCGCTTCGCCCAGCAGATCCTGCCCGACCAGCTGCACATCCTGAACGTGTCGTTCCTGGTGCCGGCGCTGCGGCGCGACTTCGGCGGCTGCGCCGGCAACATCGCCTACAGCCTCAGGCTGCTGGGCGGCACGCCGCTGCCCATGGCGACGGTGGGCAGCGACGGCGCCGGCTACCTGGCCCGGCTGCGGGAACTCGGCATCAGCACCGAGTTCGTGCGCGAGGTGCAGGACAGCTACACCGCGCAGGCCATGATCATGACCGACCGCGACAACAACCAGATCACCGCCTTCCACCCCGGGGCGATGATGCAGGCCCATGTCACCCGCATTCAGGCGCGGCCGGACATCAAGCTCGGGATCATCTCGCCCGACGGGCGCGACGCCATGCTGCAGCACGCCCAGCAGATGCACGCCGCCGGCATCCCCTTCGTGTTCGATCCGGGCCAGGGCCTGCCGATGTTCGATGGCCGGGAGCTCGCCGGCTTCATCGAGCAGGCCAGCTGGGTCACGGTCAACGACTACGAGGGCAAGATGCTCGGCGAGCGCACCGGCTGGAGCGAGGCCGAGATCTCGCGCCGGGTGCAGGGCCTGGTGGTCACCCTGGGCGGCGAAGGCTGCGAGGTGTGGGTCGGCGGCGAGCGCACGCGGGTCCCGGCGGTGAAAGCCGCCCAGGTGGTGGACCCCACGGGCTGCGGCGACGCCTGGCGCGGCGCGCTGCTGTACGGGCTGGAGCAGGGCTGGCCGCTGGCGCGCTGCGCCGAGCTGGGCAACAAGGTCGGCTCGATCAAGATCGCCAGCCGCGGGCCGCAGAACTACACGCTGGCCGGGCTGTAG
- a CDS encoding SDR family oxidoreductase, whose amino-acid sequence MNELFSLQGRTALVTGGSRGIGRMIAAGFLRQGAKVYLTARKAAACDAAAAELSALGPCISLPADVSSVAAAQALAAEMARREPALDILVNNAGAAWGEAFETFPEKGWDKVMDLNVKTPFFLTQALHALLKAAAARHPAKVINVASIDGVSVNPLETYSYAASKAGLIHLTKRLALRLARDNIVVSGIAPGAFPSEMNKDARDHGEQVARRIPAGRIGTDEDMAGAAIYLASRAGDYVLGETIVVDGGVTHARG is encoded by the coding sequence ATGAACGAGCTTTTCTCCCTGCAAGGCCGCACGGCCCTGGTCACCGGCGGCTCGCGCGGCATCGGCCGCATGATCGCCGCCGGCTTCCTGCGCCAGGGCGCCAAGGTCTACCTCACGGCCCGCAAGGCCGCCGCCTGCGACGCCGCCGCGGCCGAGCTGTCGGCGCTGGGGCCCTGCATCTCGCTGCCGGCCGACGTGTCCTCTGTGGCGGCGGCGCAGGCCCTGGCGGCCGAGATGGCGCGGCGCGAACCGGCCCTGGACATCCTGGTCAACAACGCCGGCGCGGCCTGGGGCGAGGCCTTCGAGACCTTTCCCGAAAAAGGCTGGGACAAGGTGATGGACCTGAACGTGAAGACCCCGTTCTTCCTGACCCAGGCCCTGCACGCGCTGCTGAAGGCCGCCGCCGCGCGGCACCCGGCCAAGGTGATCAACGTCGCGTCGATCGACGGCGTCTCGGTCAATCCGCTGGAGACGTACTCCTACGCCGCGAGCAAGGCCGGCCTGATCCACCTGACCAAGCGCCTGGCGCTGCGGCTGGCGCGCGACAACATCGTGGTCAGCGGCATCGCGCCGGGGGCCTTCCCTTCCGAGATGAACAAGGACGCGCGCGACCACGGCGAGCAGGTGGCGCGGCGCATCCCGGCCGGCCGCATCGGCACCGACGAGGACATGGCCGGCGCCGCGATCTACCTGGCGTCCCGCGCCGGCGACTACGTGCTGGGCGAGACCATCGTTGTGGACGGGGGCGTCACCCACGCCCGGGGGTGA